Genomic segment of bacterium:
GCGAACGTATCCGGGATTTTGCCATATATATCCTTACATCGTGCGGGATTTCGGATGCCGAAATCAATGTGGTTTTCATCGGCGACGAAAAGATGACCGAATTGAACGAATCGTACAGAAAGCGGAAAGGGACGACCGATGTATTGAGTTTCAATCTGTCGGAAAAGCCATCGGAAAAAATTGAAGGCGAGGTCTATATTTCCCTTGACCGGGCAAAAGTCCAGTCGGAAGAATATGGTGTCCGGTTCGAGGAGGAAATCATCCGCCTGGTCGCTCATGGTGTTCTTCACCTGACAGGACGAGTTCACGATACCGATGAGTCATACCGGTCCATGACCGGTGATACGGAGAAGCTTGTTTATGATTTTTTCAGCTCCGGGGGATTGCCGTGTTAATTTTTGTAGTGATGTT
This window contains:
- the ybeY gene encoding rRNA maturation RNase YbeY translates to MITVDVLESEEIGGVLPLGSERIRDFAIYILTSCGISDAEINVVFIGDEKMTELNESYRKRKGTTDVLSFNLSEKPSEKIEGEVYISLDRAKVQSEEYGVRFEEEIIRLVAHGVLHLTGRVHDTDESYRSMTGDTEKLVYDFFSSGGLPC